The sequence below is a genomic window from Armatimonadota bacterium.
ACCTACAGGGATTTTGAGCATATCCGCTATCTCGTTATAGTCAAAATCATGTATTTCTCTCAGGAGAAGAATGGTCCGCATCTGGGGATTTAGCATCTCCAGCGCCTTTTCGACACAAATCTTCGAATCGACATCGACGGGCAATTGGGCCTCTTCGCGAATCTCTGACACTAGGCATGACCGTCTTTTTCGTAACCGATCGAGGCACTGGCGCGTCGCTATCCTGTAGAGGTAGTTCTTGAAGGAACAATCAGATCGAATGTGATGTATTCTCTGGTAAGCGCGCAAAAATGAATCTTGAACGACATCTTCGGCCTCATTGCTATCGCGGAGGATGGTTGTCGCAACCGAAATGATGCCTGCTCGGTGGATTTCAATCAACCTGGACAGCGCCTCGACGTCACCTTTTTGGACTCGCTCGACAAGAGCGCTTTCGGTGGCTCGTAAATCTAGGGCTGGATTGACTACCGACATTTATCTCCTTTATACGCCATTGCCTGGAAGAATTACTAAAATTTTGGCAACATCTGCCTAGAAACTTATGCCTTTTCCTCTCTATATTCTGCCAGACCTCAGTCGATCGGGCTTGATGCATCAGGGGACACCTGGCGACGACCTGGTCATCGTGAACAGGGAGGCAGAGGCGGACCAGAAGGGCGGATACATCATCTATCGGGGTGGAGTGGAAGCCACTTACGGCGTGACGAAGTTGACGACGGACACTCTGATCGTTCGCCGTGGCAACAAGGGAGATCCCCCGATTGAAGTCAAAGATGGCGATAAGACCTATACATTACGCCCAATGGAGGCGGTGGCGGTCGGAAAGGTTTTGCTGGTGGACCCGGCAGGGACAATTCAGGCGAAGAACCTTTGGTTCACGTGGGATCCCGATCGTCGCGCGGCGATGGACGAGGTCGTGGGGCAGGGCGATTCGGTCGATGTCCACATCGCTAACTTCTCGATTCGGGCCGATAAAATGTCGCAATCGCTGAAGGGCATCGACTTCAGTCATGTGCAGGTTTCCACCAGCGGTTGGAAGCATCCTTATTTCAAATTCGATGCGAGATCGGTTTTCATCGAGCCCGGTAAAAGGGGGACAGCACGGTCGGTGCGACTCTCTCTGCTCGGGGCGACGCTGCCAGCGATTCCACTGTTCCGATTTACCCTCGACCCGAGAGCGAACGGCTCTCAGATTCCGCGGGTTGGATTGCGTCAGGGTTCGGGGATCGGTATGTCGTGGGGCGGGGACTTTGTCACCAGCGACTCGACCGATATTTCCACCGCGGTCAACGCGTATCCGAAGGTCCAGCCGACGTATCTGCTTTCGTACGGGAAGTCATTCGTTCCCGCCGAGCGCGCGGCGGAAAATCAATTTAGAGTGTACGATCCGTTCGGTGAGCGCTCCGACTACTCGTTCTTCGGAAACATCTACACGAATAGCATCGAGCGCGCGTACGAGGGATTACGGACAGAGAAGGACCTCTTCTCGGTCGGCACGTTCTACAACTACCACACACTAGGACGGCAGAGCGACGATAAGATCAGCTACTCGCGGCCGATCGAGATTGGTTATTCGCGAGGTGGCCCTTCCGGCGCTTGGGGCTATATGGTGCAGGCCAAGGCGATGCGCGTGCTGGAAGAAGGCGCTCATGCCGGCAATCGGCTTTCTTTGCAAGGAAACTTCTTTACCCCGCTGATGCGCAAGGGCAAACTCGTCGGAGGGGCACGGATCGACGGTCAGGCTCGGCTAGACGCCAGTTCGTCCGGGTATTTAGGCGGGGAGGGTGGCTTCACCTATGAAGCCTCGAAAGACTTCAATCTCAGTGCCGGTGCTTACGGTTATCGCAACTTTGGAACCCCGCTTTACGTGGGTGACCACTTCCTGACGGATCAAGGCTTTGTCGTTCGCGGCGACATTTTTGGGAATTCCACTAACTTCTCGATCATGTTCCGCTACGACCCGACGCAGGGGTGGTTTGATCGCGAGTATCGATTCTCGCAGGTGGTCGGCCCCATCGAGCCCGTCATCGTATACCGTGCGTCGCCGCACCAGTACCAACTCGGATTCCGCTTTAGGACGCAAGATCTTGCACGAATGCTCGAACGAAGGAAGCTGGAACGTGATAAAACTTCGAAGAGCGATCAAACGTCCGGCGGAGGATCCGAATGAGCTACACCTTTTCGAAAGAGAACTGTCGAAACTTCGAAGCGTCGAGCAGCCAAGAATGGCTGCTGACCAATGGCATCGGCGGTTTTGCCATGGGCACGATCTCCGGGGCGAATACGCGTCGGTACCACGGCCTGCTGGTCGCGGCTCTGAACCCTCCCACGGGACGGACCATGATCTTTGCCGCCTGCGATGCATTTGCAGTTTCGGGCAAGAAGAAGATTCCCTTGAGTTCGAACCAATATCCTGGAGCGATTTATCCGGGCGGATTCCAGCAGATGACTTCGGCCGAAGTGGACCAAGAGGTCCGGTGGACCTTTGCCGGAGAGGGCATGGAGGTGGAAAAGGTCATTTCGATCGAGCCCGGGCACAACCTGGTCCGGCTGGAGTTTCGGAACCTGGGCAAGAAAGGCGTGGTGATTCAACTTCAGCCGCTGATCTGCTTCCGCGACTTCCATGCGAACTTTTCCGAGCGAGACGACTTTCCGACTCAGGTGGAGTATCACGCCGAAGAGACGGTGATTGACGAAGGTGGGCACACGATCGTCTTGCAACACAAGGACGCTTTGCGGCGACCGGTTCACGGTTGGTACTACCGATTCGAACATGAGCGGGAAGTCGATCGGGGATTGGACCCTCGCGACGACCTTTACTGTCCCTGCGATCTGGAGTTCCAGGTTGCGCCGGGTGCATCGTGTTTTCTGACGGCCTACGTGGACACTACAGATGCGGTTGACTTTGGGCCTCGAACAGGAGACGCGGCCACGTTGGTTCAGAGGCTGGAGGAAGCGGCGGAAAAGTTCCTGGTTCAAACCAAGACGCGGTCATCGATTTTGGCTGGTTACCCGTGGTTTAGTGACTGGGGCCGCGACACGATGATTTCGATTCCGGGCGTGTGCCTCGCCACCGGGAAAGCGGACATAGCGCGGCAAATCTTGCGGGACTATGCTTCGCAGATGGAACACGGTCTGATTCCGAACCGGTTTGTGGAGCGCGGCGAGAAGGCGGACTACAACACAGTCGATGCGACCCTCTGGTTTGCCAACTGCGTGTATCTCACTCTCGATCAGGCATGGGACAAGGGTTTTGCCGAGGAGATGTACGCCAAGATTCAAGAGTCGATTCGGTACCACCGGCACGGCACGCTCTTCGGAATTCACGTTGACCCGGCCGACGGCCTTCTGGCGCAAGGCGAGCCGGGCGTTCAGCTCACGTGGATGGATGCCAAAATTGGCGACTGGGTGGTAACGCCCCGCCATGGTAAGCCGGTGGAGATCAATGGATTGTGGATCAACATGCTCCACGTCGCGGCTTGGCTTGCGGAGAAGCTCGGCGACGACACCAGCCAGTTTCTGACCCTCGCCAAGCTCGCCAAGAAGAACTTTGAGGAAAAGTTTTGGCATGACGGCGTGAAGTACTACCTCGACACGGTGGAACCGAACGACGCGTCGCTTCGCCCGAATCAGGTCATCGCGATGAGCCTGCCGTTCACGCCTTGCGATCCCAAACATATCAAGACGGCCCTGAAGGCGGTCGAACGAGAATTGCTGACGCCGGTTGGCTTGCGGACGCTTTCGCCAGAGGATCCTAGTTACCACGGCAAGTTCAAGGGGCCGATGCGGCAGTTGGATGAGGCGTACCACCAGGGCACGGTTTGGCCCTGGCTGTTTGGGCCCTACATCCGCGCCTTCGTGAAGGCGGGCGGGAGCGCGGCGGCGGCCAAGAAGCGGCTTGCCAATGTAACTCACATGTTGACGGAATACGGAATCGGCGGCATCGCAGAATGCTATGATGGAGATGCCCCCCACGCTCCGGGCGGGTGTCCTTGGCAGGCGTGGTCGGTAGCCGAAATCCTTTGGGTTCTCAAGAACGTCGCCCGCTGACAACCCGAAAAACGGCGATGCTAATGCGGGCGTAGAACCGTCTGTTCCTTGCCCCACAACTATGTCTAAGAACTTTGTCCATTTGCACAACCACACCGAGTATTCGCTACTCGACGGGGCGAATCGCATCTCGGACATGGTGAAGCGAGCCAAAGAGCTTGAGATGCCCGCGATGGCGATCTCTGATCATGGCGTCATGTTTGGCGTGATGGAGTTCTACATGGAGGCCAAGAAGGCGGGCATTAAGCCGGTCTTGGGCGTCGAAGCGTACGTGGCTCCGCGCGGCATCGATAAGCGCGACGGCCGGTCGGATCGTGAGAATTTCCATCTTCTGCTCTTGGCTAAGGACCTTGAAGGCTACCGAAACCTCTGTAAGCTATCGTCGGTCGCGGCGCTGAAAGGCTTTTACGGCAAGCCGCGGGTCGACCACGAACTGCTGAGGAAATACAGCAAGGGCATCATCGGCACGTCGGCGTGCTTAGGTTCGGAAGTGTGCCAGGAGCTGATGAAGGGCAATTACGACCAGGCCCAATACATTGCGGGTATGTACGCCGAAATCTTTGGCAAAGAGAACTATTTCATCGAGCTTCAGGACCACGGTCTGCAGGAGCAGAGGGCGATCTACGAGCCGCTCCTGAAGATTGCCAAGGACATCGGGGTGGATACGATCGTGACGAACGACGCCCACTACCTTTGCAAGGGCGACTCGCGCCCACACGACGTGCTGCTGTGCATCCAGACGGGCGAAATGGTGGCGAACACCAAGCGCATGAAGTTTGAAACTGAGGAGTTCTATGTGAAGTCCGCGGAGGAGATGGCGGCGCTGTTCCCCGACAACACGGATGCCTTGGAGAACACGTTCAAGATCGCAGAGATGTGCAACGTCGAACTCGATAAGTCTCGTGCACCGATGCCAAAGCCAGACGTACCGGACGGCAAGACGAGCTACGAGTACCTTCGCGAATTAGCTTTTGCGGGGTTACAAGACCGATCGAAGGATGCAGAAGAGAAGATCGAGCGGCTGGAATACGAGTTGGGTGTTATCCAGCAGACGGGATTTTCCGACTACTTCCTGCTGGTGCGCGAGTTTGCAGCGGAGACCCGAAACCGAAACATCTTCTTTGGCGTGCGCGGCTCGGCGGCAGGTTCGTTGGTTTCGTATACGGTTGGGATCACAGACGTAGACCCGGTCGATTACGATCTGACGTTTGAACGCTTCCTTAACCCCGAGCGAATCTCGATGCCCGATATCGACATGGACTTTGAGGACGCCCGACGGGATGAGATCATCCAATGGGTGACCGAGCGGTTCGGCCAGGACCATGTGGCGCAGATCGTGACGTTTGGAACGCTGGGTGCGAAGGCGGCCATCAAGGACTGCGGGCGGGTGCTGGGCTACACGCCGCAAGAGACCGACAAGATCACGAAGCTGATTCCGGGCGTTCCGGGCATGACGCTAGACAAGGCGTACTCGGAAGTGACCGAATTTCGGCAACTGATCGAAGGCGATGCGCGAATCAAGGACCTTTTCGACAATGCGAAATCGGTCGAGGGAATGTCGCGCAACTGCGGCGTCCATGCGGCGGGAATCGTCATCTCGAAGGACCCGTTGGTGGACTATGTGCCGCTGTACCGCGGTAACGACGGCCAGGCGGTCACGGCGTACGAAATGGGCATTCTGGAGAAGATCGGCCTGCTCAAGATGGACTTCCTTGGCCTTTCGAACCTGACGGTTTTGGCGAAGGCAGTCGAGCACATCAAGCGAACGACCGGCAAGACGATCGAGCCTCGCGACGCCCCAGAGGAAGACCAGAAGACGTGGGACATGCTGGCTCGGGGCGAGACGACAGGCGTCTTCCAGGTCGAAGGCGGCGGCATGACGCGCTGGCTGGTGCAACTGAAGCCGCAAAACGTACGGGAATTGGCGGCCATGATCGCGCTGTATCGGCCAGGACCG
It includes:
- a CDS encoding sigma-70 family RNA polymerase sigma factor — encoded protein: MSVVNPALDLRATESALVERVQKGDVEALSRLIEIHRAGIISVATTILRDSNEAEDVVQDSFLRAYQRIHHIRSDCSFKNYLYRIATRQCLDRLRKRRSCLVSEIREEAQLPVDVDSKICVEKALEMLNPQMRTILLLREIHDFDYNEIADMLKIPVGTVRSRLHFARERFRKVWIQEVGLEC
- a CDS encoding DNA polymerase III subunit alpha, translating into MSKNFVHLHNHTEYSLLDGANRISDMVKRAKELEMPAMAISDHGVMFGVMEFYMEAKKAGIKPVLGVEAYVAPRGIDKRDGRSDRENFHLLLLAKDLEGYRNLCKLSSVAALKGFYGKPRVDHELLRKYSKGIIGTSACLGSEVCQELMKGNYDQAQYIAGMYAEIFGKENYFIELQDHGLQEQRAIYEPLLKIAKDIGVDTIVTNDAHYLCKGDSRPHDVLLCIQTGEMVANTKRMKFETEEFYVKSAEEMAALFPDNTDALENTFKIAEMCNVELDKSRAPMPKPDVPDGKTSYEYLRELAFAGLQDRSKDAEEKIERLEYELGVIQQTGFSDYFLLVREFAAETRNRNIFFGVRGSAAGSLVSYTVGITDVDPVDYDLTFERFLNPERISMPDIDMDFEDARRDEIIQWVTERFGQDHVAQIVTFGTLGAKAAIKDCGRVLGYTPQETDKITKLIPGVPGMTLDKAYSEVTEFRQLIEGDARIKDLFDNAKSVEGMSRNCGVHAAGIVISKDPLVDYVPLYRGNDGQAVTAYEMGILEKIGLLKMDFLGLSNLTVLAKAVEHIKRTTGKTIEPRDAPEEDQKTWDMLARGETTGVFQVEGGGMTRWLVQLKPQNVRELAAMIALYRPGPMGEIPGFIDTKFGKKQPSYLDDRMIPILQETYGVIVYQDQVLKLVQALAGFTLGKADILRRAMGKKDAKAMADMKVEFIAGTNANSIPESSAEKIWELLLPFAGYAFNKAHAICYAILSHQTAWLKANYPVEYMAALLAVYRTKEDRVTAFIEECRRMKIPVLPPDVNKSEADFSIEKNAKGDMAIRFGLGAIKGVGDGIVQAIMTERAENGPFIHLYEFCERIRPSGLNKTATEALIKSGALDSIDDNRATSLEFMEAALMFASDMTRDKAMGQDSLFGGDDDSSVAVSYPSLPAATPLERSDKLAMEREVMGIYVSDHPLRGLERVLAKQASHQCGDLAEMDEAQSVKLAGVIASTRSILTKSGNRMLSMTLEDFTGIAPCIVFASSYEKYRDILVKDKLVVIKGETMVNERRGEKLTEIRVFEAKELDGVLDMSSDESPQSGSIIVRILKATQTELNRLMLLLRDHPGDHEVFIQIEPKTEYPPMPLQIMSKAGEILEREVNRLFGPGSFQIMPHKEFPNTF